Below is a genomic region from Miscanthus floridulus cultivar M001 chromosome 1, ASM1932011v1, whole genome shotgun sequence.
ATGGTAGATGGTGACTTCAAGAAGTTTGAAGGAAAATGGTCCATAAGATCTGGTCCAAGGTATGCATCTGATGATCATTTTATTTCTGAGGATAGGTGGGATGGGAGGTAAATCAATAAAGACATAAGTACATGCATCTTATTTACTACCTTATTTATTGCTTTTCTTTTGATGAACATCCAGCTTAATTTCATCACTAGATTATATTTGCATCACCATGATGCCCCAGACTAAAAACAATTTTCCTTCTTTTCATTATTCCTTAAAGAGGTCTCCAACTTCTAGTGAGCGGAAAAGGAGATTAAGTCTAATATGGCCTATTTTGCTTTTGTTTGCTAGCAGGTCCTCTAGTGCAGTTTTGCTGTATGAAGTTAATGTGATACCAAGATTTAACTTCCCGGCTATATTTCTTGAAAAGATTATAAGGTCAGATCTTCCTGTAAATCTTGGTGCCTTGGCTTGTAGAGCTGAAAAGATTTATCTGGAAAATCAAAGTTGTGGTTCGAGAAAATTCTCTGTTGAGGACTTGAAGCCATCATCTACTTCTTCTCAGCTTGATAAATTCCATAGTACGACAGTTGATACTTCTTCTAGTAAATTTAAAGAAGCACCTCCCACTTCTGGTGTTAGCAGTGTGCTTCCATCACCTGCTTCTGAATTGATTAGCAAATGGGGTGTATATGGAAACGTATGCAGAATTGATAGGCCTTGCGTGGTAGATGAGATCCATCTTCGAAGATTTGATGGCATGTTGGTAATTTACTAAACTTATATCATTACTTATTGGATTCTTAGCCATCAAGGGATGGGCATTAAAGTTTTGTCTTATCCTGTGATACGGTGTGCATGAAGGAACATGAGGGGGCTCATAGGTGTGTCTTTGCTAGTATCACTGTGAAAGCACCAGTTCGAGAGGTATGGAGTGTTCTCACGGCATATGAGAATTTGCCCGAGTAAGTAGTTCTATCTTTCTACAATCTTTTGAGTTCACATTCTTATTTTATTACAGGTATGATCTAACAAAAATCATTTGATAGATTCGTACCAAACCTGGCTATCAGTAGGATTGTTCTTCGTGATAATAACAAGGTCCGCATAATGCAGGTAGAATATGTGGTTCTCTTCTGTCATATTTTGTGGTTAACTGTTTTTACTAGAACATATGAAGTAGTCCTGGCTTAGGTTGTCCTTTATTTTTACTGCACAGCATAAAAAAGTCCTCAAGTCATGCACAGTTTTGTCTTGTGTCCTGGTTTTGGTTCACTCGATTGTTTTCGTTGTGCTCATCTGAAAGAAAGTTCTGTAAATTCAGTCTGATagtctttgttttctttttcaagCATTATATCTTTTGAAATCATTTTTCTAGGAGGGTTGCAAAGGCCTGCTGTATATGGTCCTTCACGCCCGTGTTGTTATGGATCTTCGTGAAAAATTTGAGCAAGAGATCAGGTTTGAACAAGTTGAGGGTGATTTTTACTCGTTTAAAGGGAAATGGCGCTTAGAACAACTTGGGGATCAGCACACCCTGTTGAAGTACATGGTTGAGACTAAGATGCATAGGGACACCTTTCTCTCTGAGTCTATCCTTGAAGAGGTGAGCCATATATGCATTTTCTTTAATTCATATAACATTTCGCTTAGCTTAAGATGATTAAAGTAGGCTTTTATGTGCACACTGTATTCTGTTTTGGTTATACAAGTGCTTTGCATGGTAATGGGTATATACTTCATGCCATCTCAAATGGTATAAGCTTActatagttaaattttcatatttgGTTGGTTTGAACTTAATTATCTCTAAAGAACCTAACAGGGATCGGTTTTCCATTTTCTTGGTGGCTTACGCTTCTCAAATATCCAAATTAAAAGCTTGAAGGTATTTTAACAGCATTTGTTTTACAAGTCATGTTGTATCTTCAGCTCTTCAAATTCCAGGTGACTACATTCCGTAGCAGTTAGGACACCAAAAAATTTTATCATGGTTTCTGACATTTTTACTTGCTTTTGACAATAGGCTGATTTTTTCGTGCTCTTACTTGGATTAATTGCATGTGGTGCCTTGATGATTATTTCAGCTGAATGCTTTGATAAAGTTTAATGTCTTTAGAGATAGTAAAGCAGACTGTTCATTTTCATCAATCTGTTACAGGTCATATATGAAGATCTTCCATCAAACTTGTGTGCAATCCGTGATTATATTGAAAAGGCTGGAACCAAGGGTAGCAACTCCACAGCTCATTCTGATGTGTCCATAGACCCAGATGCTTATCATGCTGAAAGCAGGCAATCTGAGCAAGCATCTGTGTCTTGCTCATCCAGTACCATGAAGCAGAGACCAAAAGTCCCAGGGTTGCAAAAGGACATTGAGGTCCTAAAATCAGAGCTTGAGAATTTCATTGCAGAGTATGGTCAGTATGGTTTCATGCCTAAGAGAAAGCATCTCCGGTCTCATGGAAGGGTGGATATCGAGAAGGCAATAACACGAATGGGTGGGTTCCGGAAGATTGCCAGCATAATGAACCTCTCTCTTTCTTACAAAAATCGAAAACCAAGAGGCTATTGGGATAATCTGGAGAACTTGCAAGAAGAGGTAATACTATATATCTTTAGCTCCCTCCTGTGCTTATCAGATATCCATTCTAGCACAAGAATACAGGTATAACCATGTTTTTTAATCTTTGAATAGTTTTGCACCATATATTGCAAATGGAGTTAAAACTTGTCCACTTATATTTCTAGTATGAATGAAAGCTAGCACTCTGACTCTGTCCCATTGAATTTTATAACGTCATATGCTGTATTCAACATTTTTCTTCAACTTCTGACATCAGCATCTGATCACTATATACAGATCAGCCGGTTCCAGAAAAGTTGGGGGATGGACCCTTCTTATATGCCAAGTAGAAAATCTTTTGAGAGGGCAGGTAATATCTTTAGCCCATTGTtggaaaatgaaaaacaaaatagtaTTGTGGCACTTTCATGCTACTTTTTTATTCATTTTAGCACAAATGTCTTTAGCTTTATACCATCATTacatgaaaaacagaaaattggCTCCTGTTGTCAGGTTAGATTTGCAAGTTAGATTGGTGTCGTGTCATGAAGTTTCCTTGTCTGGCTTTTGAACTGATTTTCATGCTCTGTTGGTAGGTCGCTACGACATTGCTCGGGCATTGGAAAAATGGGGTGGGGTGCAGGAGGTTTCGCGCCTTCTCTCTCTTAAACTAAGACGTCCTAGAAGGCAAGGCGACTTGGATGATGAGAGCCGGTCTGAATCCCCATCTGAGATGGCAAAGAAGCACGGGGTGAAACCTGATAAAGGCATTGTTTCCTCAGATGCACAGAAATGGCTCCTGAAGCTGAAGGATTTGGATGTCAACTGGGTGGAATACTAGATCAAGCtttgaaaaaaaaagatatgCTCTCTCATTGTTAGCTTAACTCTTTCCCTTCTTCGGAGGTGATCTGGATTCTGGAAGCATTCCAACAAAGACGCCGCAAATTGTGTACAGAAAAGCTCGATACACGGGCCAACCCATTCTGAAGCTACCAGCAGGCAACAGATTTTCTTGTCAGTAATCACGACTACCAGCAGGCAACAGATTTTCTTGTCAGTAATCAcgacccttccccagaccccgcatagagcggcCCTTTTTTTTAATCACGACTCTTGGCTACTGCATATCTAGAACTGTTGACTATACTAACAGTAACAGCTTTGTTGCGGTCAAATTGATCCGTGGATTTGACAAAGACTAGCCACTAAACGCAGAACGGGTGTGCGATTTCGTGTTTGAGTCAGCCTTGCCTTTCAAAGCAGGTGGGTCATCGCTGGGTTAAGCCGTGTTCACAGGCTGGTCGCCTACTTTGTTAGTGATGATGTAAGTTGACCTGGCCCTTTTGTTTTGACACGGAAAAGAAAAGTTACCATCCAGTAATAGGTTCACTCGGCACGTTTGCATTGCATTGGTCTCAATCAGGCACAGCTACATTCCCTGTTGCTGCTTCGCAAGATGGGTTGCCTTTAatgtgtctttttttttttgctaatttGGTATTAGCATGGCGGGTCTCTATGAGGAATCAGATAATTAGAGCGTGAATTTTAAAgaccaaaaaaaaggaaaaattaaaAGGTCCCACCGGGATTCGAACCCAGGTCGTCAGATTCCCGTTCACGTGTCCTTAAATCTAGCTTGattcgtttctttttttttttcatccggaacggTGCTTTTCTGGATTCGTCCAGATTcgtccagaattcctccaaacgaacAGGGCTTTTCTGGAGTGCTAACCACTACACTATGGAACCATTTCTGTCATTTAGGTTAAATTTAAATTATAAGTACGTTTAAAGAAAAAACAGGGTAGCGAAACGAACGGCCTTAGCTATGGCCGGACTCGATGAACATGGACTGGGTGAGCTTGCACTGAAGATTCCTGTTTCCTTTGTTGGGTTTGTTGGGTGCGACAGCATTTCTGAGAGCACGTGCGCAGAGGAAGGACTCTgaattcgttggctgaaaaaatatggattataagctaagTGAACAGTGCGTTTACAGTACGTTCCAATCATATCGTAGCCCTGAATTAGGGTTCGACCTGAAAAGCACGAGTCCTAGTGCAAGAACAGCTCTGCCCCTGCCCTCATCATAAATCCATCGGTACCGAACGCTAAACGTCACCCAGCACGAGCCTGAATCACATGCGCCATGTGTTGCATCCTGCAGTTGCCTGGCTGCGATTGGCGATTGCAGGGAAGGGATGGCGGCTTTGCCTTCCCTTCCACGACGGATCTGATGAATGCAGCTTGATCCAGTGATGGGGTCATGGGTCCCTAGCATTGAACCGCACAGAAGCTGACGGAGATGTTTCGCTGAAACATCCTGCTCATGTTCTAGAACATAGAATTCCGGCACTGTGGCCACTGCTGACAGGTGAGTGTTGAGACGAGAAACACAGGAGACCTGCAACAGTTTTTTCTCTAGAAAACCAAAAAGGAGAAGTGCAACAGTATTCAGTACTGACAATCAGTCTAACTCTCTAGCAGCTCAGCATTATTATTATGAATTTATTTATGATGCAATCTATTTGCCTGTGTGAGCTGCTCCGAACTTCCCTTGACGagcgaaaaaaagaaaaaaaaacctactGCATCCGTTTTAGAAACAAACCTGAAGTCCATACTAAAATATGCCGGTTATTTTGTACAAATTGCAGTGCTCAATATCAAGCTCGATCTGAATTTGATGCTTACAATTACAATAGTATTGTCATATGGAAGCCACACTACC
It encodes:
- the LOC136480345 gene encoding uncharacterized protein gives rise to the protein MRALASPAASFLPGISSPSPRARAPPRSALSRAGRSVAAAAAAATGDHWGTDHQHYHGGRAGASEAGSPASARGVKCDVDVVSWRERRVLASVPVAADVDTLWQVITDYERLADFIPNLVQSGTIPCPHEGRIWLEQRGLQQALYWHIEARVVLDLQEIHDSINGRELHFSMVDGDFKKFEGKWSIRSGPRSSSAVLLYEVNVIPRFNFPAIFLEKIIRSDLPVNLGALACRAEKIYLENQSCGSRKFSVEDLKPSSTSSQLDKFHSTTVDTSSSKFKEAPPTSGVSSVLPSPASELISKWGVYGNVCRIDRPCVVDEIHLRRFDGMLEHEGAHRCVFASITVKAPVREVWSVLTAYENLPEFVPNLAISRIVLRDNNKVRIMQEGCKGLLYMVLHARVVMDLREKFEQEIRFEQVEGDFYSFKGKWRLEQLGDQHTLLKYMVETKMHRDTFLSESILEEVIYEDLPSNLCAIRDYIEKAGTKGSNSTAHSDVSIDPDAYHAESRQSEQASVSCSSSTMKQRPKVPGLQKDIEVLKSELENFIAEYGQYGFMPKRKHLRSHGRVDIEKAITRMGGFRKIASIMNLSLSYKNRKPRGYWDNLENLQEEISRFQKSWGMDPSYMPSRKSFERAGRYDIARALEKWGGVQEVSRLLSLKLRRPRRQGDLDDESRSESPSEMAKKHGVKPDKGIVSSDAQKWLLKLKDLDVNWVEY